A single genomic interval of Dyella sp. BiH032 harbors:
- a CDS encoding HU family DNA-binding protein — translation MTKSELVEKIHAATGMSRSAAMKMLNAMTKIVTQQVAEGQCVQISGFGQFQAKAWPARAGKDPRTREPVWLPETKVPAFKPSAQFKSAVRLGYASVRDEDG, via the coding sequence ATGACGAAGTCCGAGTTAGTCGAAAAGATTCACGCCGCAACAGGGATGAGTCGCAGCGCCGCGATGAAGATGCTCAACGCAATGACGAAGATCGTCACGCAGCAGGTGGCCGAGGGGCAGTGTGTTCAAATCAGCGGGTTTGGACAGTTCCAGGCCAAGGCCTGGCCAGCGCGCGCGGGAAAGGATCCACGCACCCGCGAGCCTGTTTGGCTGCCAGAAACCAAAGTGCCGGCATTCAAGCCGAGCGCACAGTTCAAGTCGGCCGTGCGACTTGGCTACGCAAGTGTGCGAGATGAGGATGGCTAG
- a CDS encoding DUF6694 family lipoprotein yields MSKGKKQTLTVQVPTAAVHQPTGRRRWVLVTGVVAAAAVCAAAALWPQRAPVPVSVVSSTQERPIPETPWPAEATGVHVDFASGLRLASPAVIDASERDIDASVSRGDFDQPGLAIRIDGSSVDTMVDSINKITAALPDEQAKAFQKAVRLIMVANLPIEQMRAQHILPETVPQEKLIAGARRDLSGRNALEVLQIAQAKLERYRAQQSQYEGGGPAPGAGGMQ; encoded by the coding sequence ATGTCAAAAGGGAAGAAGCAGACGCTAACGGTGCAGGTGCCGACTGCGGCCGTGCACCAGCCGACCGGTCGCCGGCGCTGGGTTCTTGTGACCGGGGTGGTTGCGGCGGCGGCGGTGTGCGCGGCCGCCGCGCTGTGGCCCCAACGCGCGCCCGTGCCGGTATCTGTGGTGAGCTCCACACAGGAGCGGCCGATTCCGGAAACGCCCTGGCCAGCGGAAGCCACAGGGGTACATGTCGACTTCGCGAGCGGGCTACGCCTGGCATCGCCGGCGGTCATCGACGCAAGCGAGCGAGACATTGACGCCTCGGTGTCCCGTGGGGACTTCGATCAGCCCGGCCTGGCGATTCGCATCGACGGTTCGTCGGTCGACACCATGGTTGATTCGATCAACAAGATCACCGCCGCGCTTCCCGACGAACAGGCGAAGGCATTCCAGAAGGCAGTGCGCCTGATCATGGTGGCAAATCTTCCGATCGAGCAGATGCGCGCTCAGCACATCCTTCCGGAGACGGTGCCGCAGGAGAAGCTGATCGCCGGCGCTCGTCGGGATCTCTCGGGGAGAAACGCGTTGGAAGTTCTTCAGATCGCCCAAGCGAAGCTGGAGCGCTATCGGGCTCAGCAGAGTCAGTACGAGGGTGGCGGGCCGGCGCCTGGTGCCGGCGGTATGCAGTAA
- a CDS encoding TonB family protein has protein sequence MKPSRIVAWTLVLLVHLTLSLYISLPSSPMRPLFAPPAAARMSMVAVSVVPARVKDSEPETRPEPRQTHAQPKVAVVRKDPPKPTQSHTPTIRIASRPQDLVASPLQRPEVAPKEIASYRVTDMPNFPLDAWDEGKQGWVVLIVLVGIDGAPEGVSVIRSVSPEIDAAAIAAVAKWKFEPGLIGGRPVQSWISVPIGFFKGRLSKGTVGRG, from the coding sequence ATGAAGCCCAGTCGCATCGTTGCCTGGACCCTCGTACTTCTCGTGCACCTGACGCTCTCGCTGTACATCTCCTTGCCGTCCTCGCCTATGCGTCCGCTCTTCGCACCTCCCGCTGCTGCGAGGATGTCCATGGTCGCGGTTTCGGTAGTACCTGCGCGGGTAAAGGACTCAGAGCCCGAGACGCGACCGGAACCGCGCCAGACGCATGCGCAGCCAAAGGTGGCCGTGGTGCGAAAGGACCCACCCAAGCCCACGCAGTCCCACACGCCGACCATTCGCATCGCCTCCCGTCCGCAAGACCTGGTGGCGTCGCCGTTGCAACGTCCCGAGGTGGCCCCGAAAGAGATCGCGTCCTACAGAGTCACCGACATGCCGAACTTTCCGCTCGATGCATGGGATGAGGGCAAGCAAGGCTGGGTCGTGCTCATTGTGCTGGTGGGAATCGACGGGGCACCGGAAGGTGTGAGTGTCATTCGCAGTGTCTCGCCGGAGATCGACGCCGCGGCCATTGCGGCCGTGGCGAAATGGAAGTTCGAGCCGGGGCTGATCGGTGGTCGTCCTGTCCAGTCTTGGATCTCCGTTCCCATCGGCTTCTTCAAGGGCCGCCTCTCGAAGGGAACCGTCGGTCGCGGGTAG
- a CDS encoding recombination-associated protein RdgC, which yields MYPKNVTLFRFSDAVSQDLKRLAEVAPEHALRELGPLEMATSGFVAPARGGELLCQVNGNPLLAIGKDSRLLPTAILNREADKKALKIEAEECRPLGGRERRRIRDEVRDTLLPTALVKHDRTYAWLDRVRGYACIDSGSRKSAEDLLKSVREALGSFPAVPLAPTNPVRLILTNWLAGTELPADFTLGDECELRDAATSTGPIWKGRRTPLDSEEVREHLRAGKHVAQLGLCFRGRIEFVIDEALVLRKIRFTELALGDLDSTSAQDAVSELDAQFALFQGEIGELLDALDTIFGLPRPTEGEVVDQAIRQRENGELPFAPGTAPDDLEGAKEDARRALRQSKHVSISLLQRVLRIGYNRAARVMEALEHEGFVSPADSSGRRHLTGATPAIH from the coding sequence ATGTACCCGAAGAACGTAACCTTGTTTCGCTTCTCGGACGCGGTGTCGCAGGATCTTAAGCGCCTCGCCGAGGTTGCACCCGAACATGCGCTGCGCGAGCTGGGCCCGCTGGAGATGGCGACGAGTGGCTTTGTAGCCCCGGCGCGCGGTGGCGAGCTGTTGTGCCAGGTCAATGGCAACCCGCTACTGGCCATTGGCAAAGATTCGCGCCTTCTGCCGACCGCGATCCTGAATAGAGAAGCGGATAAGAAGGCCCTGAAGATTGAAGCGGAAGAGTGCAGGCCACTGGGTGGGCGTGAGCGCCGGCGGATCCGTGACGAGGTGCGCGATACGCTGCTCCCCACGGCCTTGGTTAAGCACGACCGCACTTACGCCTGGCTCGATCGCGTTCGCGGCTATGCCTGCATCGACTCAGGGAGCCGCAAGTCGGCAGAAGACTTGCTCAAGTCTGTTCGAGAGGCGCTCGGATCGTTCCCCGCTGTGCCGCTGGCGCCGACGAATCCGGTGCGTCTGATCCTCACTAACTGGCTTGCTGGCACCGAGCTACCGGCGGACTTCACATTGGGTGACGAATGTGAGCTGCGCGACGCGGCGACTTCGACTGGCCCGATTTGGAAGGGCCGACGTACGCCTTTGGACTCGGAAGAAGTTCGCGAGCACTTGCGAGCCGGAAAGCATGTCGCCCAGCTTGGCCTCTGCTTCAGGGGTCGAATCGAATTCGTGATCGACGAGGCGCTGGTGCTGCGCAAGATTCGCTTTACCGAGCTGGCGCTGGGCGATCTCGACAGTACGTCGGCACAAGACGCAGTGTCCGAGTTGGACGCCCAGTTCGCACTCTTCCAAGGAGAAATCGGGGAGTTGCTGGACGCCCTGGATACCATATTCGGCCTGCCGCGGCCGACTGAAGGCGAGGTCGTCGACCAGGCGATCCGTCAGCGAGAGAACGGGGAGCTTCCATTTGCTCCAGGGACCGCGCCGGATGATCTCGAAGGTGCGAAGGAAGATGCCCGTCGCGCGCTTCGGCAGAGCAAGCACGTTTCGATCTCGCTCCTGCAGCGCGTACTGCGGATTGGCTACAACCGGGCCGCACGCGTGATGGAAGCGCTGGAGCACGAGGGATTCGTCTCTCCGGCTGATTCGTCTGGCCGCCGGCACCTGACCGGCGCGACGCCGGCAATTCACTGA
- a CDS encoding DUF262 domain-containing protein encodes MIQIDTTLPAPILYGCDRSYSIEHIVAMQAATHLREGERGLFGMVLPSWQRPECWNMDRKRRFIEGIFLGLGTGSYVSTSWDWDREAVRTPGAGLLLDGQQRFTALRDFVAGELTIFEGVTYASLSLADKRRRFLRVTFPSIEMGSDIEEATLRELSDRLAFGGVPHKPSERAVLATEVA; translated from the coding sequence ATGATCCAGATCGACACCACCCTCCCTGCACCGATCCTCTACGGCTGCGATCGCAGCTACAGCATCGAACACATCGTCGCGATGCAGGCGGCCACCCACCTGCGCGAAGGTGAGCGCGGCCTCTTCGGCATGGTCCTGCCGAGCTGGCAGCGTCCTGAGTGCTGGAACATGGATCGCAAGCGCCGCTTCATCGAAGGCATCTTTCTCGGGCTGGGTACCGGGTCCTACGTTTCGACGAGCTGGGACTGGGATCGCGAGGCGGTGCGGACGCCTGGGGCAGGACTGCTGCTCGATGGCCAGCAGCGCTTCACTGCTCTTCGAGATTTCGTCGCCGGCGAGCTGACCATCTTCGAGGGGGTGACCTATGCGAGTCTGTCGCTGGCGGACAAGCGCCGCCGGTTCCTTCGCGTGACGTTTCCGAGCATCGAGATGGGTAGCGACATTGAGGAAGCGACGCTTCGCGAGTTGTCGGACCGCTTGGCGTTCGGCGGTGTTCCTCACAAACCGAGCGAGCGCGCTGTGCTGGCGACGGAGGTCGCTTGA
- a CDS encoding alpha/beta fold hydrolase: MLEPTLAHRPTVVLIPGLLRTASSLSLLAERLTLCGYRVARFDYSRTERPGEVEQRLQRAILDLDAGVHLIGHSYGGLIAVGTCQSPEVARRIKGVLCLGTPLRGSKTAQRLRAHRAGKALLGVAGGYVSIPLPYPRVPAEVVMIAGERGRGPGLLLGSLGTRNDGTVDVAETAWPGLKEHIRLPVTHSGLLRDKRVASHAVAYLRTGSLLGLATIADEQNEQPRAA; the protein is encoded by the coding sequence ATGCTTGAGCCGACACTAGCCCATCGCCCGACGGTTGTCCTGATCCCCGGTCTCCTGCGGACTGCGTCATCGCTATCATTGCTCGCCGAGCGACTGACGCTGTGCGGTTACCGCGTGGCGCGCTTCGACTACAGCCGCACGGAAAGGCCCGGGGAAGTGGAGCAGCGGCTTCAACGCGCGATCCTCGACCTGGACGCCGGGGTTCACCTGATTGGACACAGCTACGGCGGACTCATCGCTGTCGGAACGTGCCAGAGCCCGGAGGTCGCCCGGCGCATAAAAGGGGTGCTCTGCTTGGGTACGCCACTTCGCGGCAGCAAGACCGCACAGCGGTTGCGCGCGCACCGGGCGGGCAAGGCACTGCTCGGCGTTGCCGGTGGATATGTCAGCATCCCGCTCCCCTACCCACGTGTCCCAGCTGAGGTCGTGATGATCGCCGGGGAGCGGGGCCGTGGCCCTGGGCTATTGCTTGGCAGTCTCGGTACGCGAAATGACGGAACGGTAGATGTCGCCGAAACAGCATGGCCAGGTCTGAAGGAGCACATCCGCCTGCCCGTGACCCACAGCGGGCTGCTGCGCGACAAGCGGGTGGCGTCGCATGCCGTTGCCTACCTGCGCACAGGTTCGTTGCTCGGCCTGGCCACCATCGCCGATGAGCAGAACGAACAGCCTCGCGCGGCGTAG
- a CDS encoding RusA family crossover junction endodeoxyribonuclease: MRSAHGLSTAAPAPQPLPKLAQIAAPPPRARKRATAATLLANLLSATSEDADNPDTQMVDILVLGKPRMTQRDRWQKRPAALRYRAFCDELRLRQVRVPNRYGAICILPMPKSWSERTKEAMNGMPHLQKPDKDNIEKAIADALKANDQTIWDGAACKYWGYAPRLIIVRRDASSMWTVPDRCDPTWLPEK, from the coding sequence TTGCGCAGCGCGCACGGACTGAGCACGGCGGCGCCGGCGCCTCAGCCGCTGCCGAAGCTTGCCCAGATCGCCGCACCGCCGCCTCGCGCGCGGAAGCGCGCGACGGCCGCGACGCTCCTGGCGAATCTCTTGAGTGCGACGAGCGAGGACGCGGATAATCCCGACACCCAGATGGTGGATATCCTCGTCCTGGGAAAGCCCCGCATGACCCAACGCGATCGCTGGCAAAAGCGACCTGCGGCGCTTCGGTACCGAGCGTTCTGCGATGAGCTTCGGTTGCGCCAGGTCCGCGTACCCAATCGCTACGGTGCGATCTGCATCCTGCCGATGCCTAAGTCCTGGTCTGAGCGGACTAAGGAAGCCATGAATGGCATGCCCCATCTGCAGAAGCCGGACAAAGACAATATCGAGAAGGCGATAGCGGATGCGCTCAAGGCCAACGACCAGACGATCTGGGACGGTGCGGCCTGTAAGTACTGGGGCTACGCGCCTAGGCTGATCATTGTGCGCAGGGATGCCTCATCGATGTGGACCGTGCCGGATCGATGTGATCCCACCTGGTTGCCGGAGAAGTAA
- a CDS encoding DUF1496 domain-containing protein encodes MKTISIIFFALAAVTCATASAADSAHKMDDCCPQVATRLDQTNTLLAQMQADRRNESQPVDTTNLCYYESKAYTEGATRDGQVCSRLVNTQPVRWVTRT; translated from the coding sequence GTGAAGACCATCTCCATCATCTTTTTCGCCCTCGCCGCCGTCACTTGCGCCACCGCATCAGCCGCCGATAGCGCCCACAAGATGGACGACTGCTGTCCGCAAGTGGCTACTCGCCTCGACCAAACGAACACCCTGCTGGCCCAGATGCAGGCAGACCGCCGAAATGAATCCCAGCCTGTGGACACCACCAACCTGTGCTACTACGAGAGCAAGGCGTACACCGAGGGCGCGACCCGCGATGGCCAGGTCTGCAGCCGCCTGGTCAACACCCAGCCGGTCAGGTGGGTGACGCGTACCTGA
- a CDS encoding thioredoxin fold domain-containing protein yields the protein MNLLPRPFRSRSTGLALATIGALTLACGAAFAQTAPPTASAPQQLTARMVAQKSAEVPTASGTAAADNPAIRQTIRDINPNAVVRTIDQMPIQGLKRVVADSTVVYVTDDGRYLLYGVLLDTVTHRNLTDEALGEARKDLLRTIPAEDKIIFSPKDPKYTVTIFTDTSCHYCQLLHKSIKGYLDAGIRIEYVPFPRGGLESPELAKMKSVWCSSDRAKAYELAIAGQQVPATNCSRAGEVEKMYDLGDKLGIEGTPAIFDQTGRQLGGFLPPAAMVSKLAGSDKATARAAGTQEPAPAAQAKSP from the coding sequence ATGAATCTCCTTCCCCGCCCCTTCCGCTCGCGTAGCACAGGCCTGGCGCTGGCCACCATCGGCGCGTTGACGTTGGCATGCGGCGCCGCGTTCGCCCAGACGGCACCGCCGACCGCCAGTGCACCTCAGCAGCTCACCGCGCGCATGGTCGCCCAGAAGTCTGCGGAAGTACCGACCGCGAGCGGCACGGCAGCGGCAGACAACCCCGCCATCCGTCAGACGATCCGCGACATCAATCCCAACGCCGTGGTGCGCACCATCGACCAGATGCCGATCCAGGGCCTGAAGCGCGTGGTTGCTGATTCAACGGTGGTCTACGTCACCGACGACGGCCGCTATCTCCTCTACGGCGTGCTCCTTGATACGGTCACCCATCGCAACCTCACCGACGAAGCCCTTGGCGAAGCCCGAAAGGACCTGCTGCGCACCATTCCGGCGGAGGACAAGATCATCTTCTCGCCGAAGGATCCCAAGTACACCGTCACCATCTTCACGGACACGAGCTGCCACTACTGCCAGCTGCTGCACAAGAGCATCAAGGGCTACCTCGATGCCGGCATTCGCATTGAGTACGTTCCGTTCCCGCGCGGCGGCCTTGAGTCGCCGGAGCTGGCCAAGATGAAGTCAGTCTGGTGCTCCAGCGATCGCGCCAAGGCGTACGAGCTCGCCATCGCTGGCCAGCAGGTTCCGGCAACCAACTGCTCGCGCGCCGGTGAGGTGGAAAAGATGTATGACCTGGGCGACAAGCTCGGCATCGAAGGCACGCCGGCGATCTTCGATCAGACGGGTCGCCAGCTCGGCGGATTCCTCCCACCGGCGGCCATGGTCAGCAAGTTGGCAGGCAGTGACAAGGCAACGGCGCGCGCCGCCGGCACGCAGGAGCCCGCTCCGGCAGCACAGGCAAAGTCCCCGTGA
- a CDS encoding lytic transglycosylase domain-containing protein → MSAVRLSAVGIALMLATTGRAESLPGTLRVIDGSGQKVVSNGMMVASLPNALRLVTPPVEKVPTEPRPKVVPGITFLTKQPKSKARPFPEDDPQTRMCVEKASTIFHVETTPLYVILDVEGGTVGENSKPNRNLSYDIGKAQINSQHLGKLAARGIDEATLRNSLCVNIFVQAWLYKDGRSRSKSMAEAIALYHSPTPEVQAVYLQKIEDAIERRQARMAKQSPEKT, encoded by the coding sequence ATGAGCGCAGTTCGCTTGAGCGCCGTTGGGATCGCGCTGATGCTGGCCACGACGGGAAGGGCAGAGTCGCTGCCCGGTACGCTGCGTGTCATTGATGGCTCAGGCCAGAAGGTCGTCTCCAATGGGATGATGGTGGCCTCCTTACCGAATGCGCTGCGCCTCGTAACCCCGCCGGTGGAGAAAGTCCCTACAGAGCCGAGGCCGAAGGTGGTGCCTGGGATCACGTTCCTCACCAAACAGCCCAAGTCCAAGGCTAGGCCGTTCCCTGAGGACGATCCCCAGACGCGAATGTGCGTCGAGAAGGCCTCGACCATCTTCCACGTGGAAACCACGCCCCTGTACGTGATCCTGGACGTAGAGGGTGGCACGGTCGGCGAGAACTCCAAGCCGAATAGGAACTTGTCCTACGACATCGGAAAAGCCCAGATCAACTCTCAGCATCTGGGTAAGCTCGCTGCGAGGGGCATCGACGAAGCGACGCTACGGAACAGCCTATGCGTCAACATCTTCGTTCAAGCGTGGCTCTACAAGGACGGGAGGAGTCGAAGCAAGAGCATGGCGGAGGCAATCGCGCTCTACCATTCTCCTACGCCTGAGGTCCAGGCGGTGTACCTACAGAAAATTGAAGATGCCATCGAGCGCCGGCAGGCGCGGATGGCCAAGCAATCCCCGGAGAAGACTTGA
- the dnaN gene encoding DNA polymerase III subunit beta has protein sequence MHFRTSRTALLRVLTAVSGAAQRSATMPILQNVLVELKGQAVRLTATDTEVEIRSIGEVTEGREDGSITVPAKKLMDIVRALPDANDLTFKVDKEKVVITSGRGRYTFATLPATEFPTTPKIGDVVKIEASGKELRRLMNRVSIAMASGDVRAYLNGMLLEVRGNRLRCVASDGHRMAIAEMTLAKPAATEYTGIIPRKGVGEIIGVLPEDDTVVTVEAATNHVRVVVNGTTVCSRLIAGTFPNYEAVVPSVYPGDLVVETSVLREAVRRAALLANSKFHGIRLSLKGDTVRLLASHESQGDAYEEVVVKTDLADIEFGVNYQYLQAALEAIDGDDARIQLRDATTSLLLTGAGDNSVRHIVMPLRI, from the coding sequence ATGCACTTTCGCACTTCCCGCACCGCCTTGCTCCGCGTGCTCACCGCCGTGTCCGGCGCAGCACAGCGCAGCGCGACCATGCCGATCCTGCAGAACGTGCTGGTGGAACTGAAGGGCCAGGCCGTTCGTCTAACGGCGACCGACACCGAGGTCGAGATTCGCAGCATCGGTGAAGTTACCGAAGGCAGGGAGGATGGAAGCATCACCGTCCCGGCCAAGAAGCTGATGGACATCGTGCGTGCGCTGCCGGACGCCAATGACCTGACGTTCAAGGTGGACAAGGAGAAGGTGGTCATCACGTCGGGCCGTGGGCGCTACACCTTTGCGACGCTGCCCGCGACCGAATTCCCCACGACGCCCAAGATCGGCGACGTGGTCAAGATCGAGGCATCCGGCAAGGAACTTCGCCGCCTGATGAACCGCGTGAGCATCGCCATGGCCAGCGGCGACGTGCGCGCCTACCTCAACGGGATGCTGCTGGAAGTGCGCGGCAATCGCCTGCGCTGCGTAGCCAGCGACGGCCACCGCATGGCCATCGCTGAAATGACCCTGGCCAAGCCCGCTGCCACGGAATACACGGGCATTATCCCGCGCAAGGGTGTCGGTGAGATCATTGGCGTGCTGCCCGAGGACGATACCGTCGTCACCGTCGAAGCGGCGACGAACCATGTGCGTGTCGTGGTGAACGGGACCACCGTGTGCTCGCGTCTCATCGCAGGCACCTTCCCCAACTACGAGGCGGTTGTTCCGTCGGTTTATCCGGGCGATCTGGTGGTGGAGACGTCGGTGCTGCGCGAGGCCGTCCGGCGCGCCGCGCTGCTCGCGAACAGCAAGTTCCATGGGATTCGTCTTTCCCTGAAAGGCGACACCGTGCGCCTGCTCGCGTCGCACGAGTCGCAGGGCGATGCCTATGAGGAAGTCGTCGTCAAGACCGATCTGGCCGACATCGAGTTCGGCGTGAATTACCAGTACCTGCAGGCGGCTCTTGAAGCCATCGACGGCGACGACGCGCGTATCCAGCTTCGCGACGCGACGACCAGCCTGCTGCTCACCGGGGCGGGCGACAACAGCGTGCGCCACATCGTGATGCCGTTGCGCATCTGA
- a CDS encoding thermonuclease family protein has product MAKNSKPQNRGLFTAFALAGTAIFGYVMLQQWTKHDSLPPGDGTVAADEHMLDRLDDTNAVGRALKEVVQPASSRGSSTSSDAPAVMRQAAPPPPVDQTDKQTRENAKRGAIVGLPAVVSANSFQLQGRTVVLWGVAVPQSQVPCVTGQVSWSCGTESLTALRQFLGLHEVACFDKGNDNAGRMVAQCFVGPLDVAGDLVRNGWAVADSNYTRAYTPQESDAKFKRRGIWTGTFDRSSFVGAFGAPL; this is encoded by the coding sequence ATGGCGAAGAACTCGAAGCCCCAGAATCGGGGACTGTTCACAGCATTTGCTCTGGCGGGCACAGCCATCTTCGGCTACGTGATGCTCCAGCAGTGGACAAAGCACGATAGCTTGCCCCCGGGCGACGGTACCGTGGCGGCAGACGAGCACATGCTCGACCGCCTTGATGACACCAATGCCGTCGGGCGAGCGTTGAAGGAAGTTGTCCAGCCAGCCAGCAGCCGCGGATCGTCGACAAGCAGCGATGCGCCGGCCGTCATGCGCCAGGCTGCCCCACCACCGCCCGTGGATCAAACGGACAAGCAGACAAGAGAGAACGCAAAGCGCGGTGCCATTGTCGGCCTTCCGGCGGTGGTCTCCGCCAATAGCTTCCAACTTCAGGGACGGACGGTCGTCTTGTGGGGAGTGGCGGTCCCGCAGTCGCAGGTGCCGTGTGTGACTGGGCAGGTGTCATGGTCGTGCGGCACCGAGTCGCTCACTGCCCTTAGGCAGTTCCTTGGGCTGCACGAGGTCGCTTGCTTCGACAAGGGCAACGACAACGCCGGGCGCATGGTTGCGCAGTGCTTCGTCGGCCCGCTCGATGTCGCCGGCGACCTGGTGCGCAACGGCTGGGCAGTCGCCGATTCGAATTACACGCGGGCGTACACACCGCAGGAATCGGACGCCAAGTTCAAGCGCCGAGGGATCTGGACCGGAACGTTTGATCGCTCGTCGTTTGTCGGCGCATTCGGCGCGCCGCTGTAA
- a CDS encoding DHHA1 domain-containing protein, whose product MYNALQQGYTPLQARVIAGRIAAVQDVAGLINPALKSLDPPDLLPDIDVAASAIADAVMSPDTTLVGVMDHDADGADAAVVFRLAMIDYFGVPEERVVHMQSHRMREGYGVSESVVERLLALVKRPCLVVTGDQGSGDSPRVEQLKAVGIPVVITDHHGVEGKGPPAAVACVNPARSDSKFPDPFIAGVHVMFLVMCAVRKELIGRGVLPANAPSLAPLLAWSCVGTTADAVSLAKSRNNRAVIRYGLSLINASDRAPWIAMRQVLGRDGPLTTKDISHGVAPRINARGRMGDAVASVDFLCSTDQAQANYLAELLEAENNSRKQVEREMTAIAREIAEVQVEAGLAAIVVHLPDGHSGVHGITASRLVEAFGRPVCCLSPKQGQPGLVTGSLRTVEGVHVRNALIAVDRAEPGLLKSFGGHAGAGGCGLDEANIVRFHDALCRAVLAQRDTTNAQPLVWTDGSLGRRVGLDVIAELDALEPYGREFESPSFTDAFRVRALKAVGDGSHLKLELVDTEGSLQRGIWFRAMEPGNEPPIAVGQQIEATYQLAANTFRGRTTVDLQVGHARVIG is encoded by the coding sequence ATGTACAACGCCCTGCAGCAGGGCTACACACCACTGCAGGCGCGCGTGATAGCGGGTCGCATTGCGGCTGTCCAGGACGTGGCTGGCCTGATCAATCCTGCGTTGAAGAGCCTCGACCCGCCCGATCTGTTGCCAGACATAGATGTGGCCGCGTCCGCCATTGCGGACGCAGTGATGTCGCCGGACACAACCCTTGTCGGTGTGATGGACCATGACGCAGATGGCGCGGATGCGGCCGTGGTGTTTCGTCTCGCGATGATCGACTACTTTGGAGTTCCGGAAGAGCGAGTGGTGCACATGCAGTCGCACCGTATGCGTGAAGGCTACGGTGTGAGCGAGTCCGTCGTCGAGCGTCTACTCGCGCTCGTCAAGCGTCCGTGTTTAGTTGTGACGGGCGATCAAGGATCGGGTGACTCCCCGCGTGTAGAGCAACTCAAGGCCGTCGGCATTCCCGTGGTGATAACGGATCATCATGGTGTCGAGGGAAAAGGACCACCCGCTGCTGTTGCCTGCGTGAATCCGGCACGGAGCGATTCAAAGTTTCCTGATCCGTTCATCGCTGGGGTCCACGTGATGTTCCTGGTGATGTGCGCGGTGCGCAAGGAGCTGATCGGTCGCGGTGTGCTGCCGGCGAACGCGCCATCGCTGGCACCGCTACTCGCATGGAGCTGCGTTGGCACAACAGCGGATGCCGTTTCCCTTGCGAAATCGCGGAACAATCGAGCGGTCATTCGCTATGGACTTAGCCTGATTAATGCCTCCGATCGAGCGCCGTGGATCGCAATGCGACAGGTGCTGGGCAGGGATGGTCCGCTCACGACAAAGGACATATCACACGGGGTCGCGCCGCGTATCAACGCGAGGGGTCGCATGGGCGATGCCGTTGCATCCGTCGACTTTCTCTGCAGTACGGACCAGGCGCAGGCCAACTATCTCGCCGAGCTGCTTGAGGCCGAGAACAACTCGCGCAAGCAAGTGGAACGAGAGATGACTGCGATCGCGCGCGAGATCGCAGAAGTCCAAGTCGAAGCCGGCCTGGCCGCGATTGTCGTCCATCTACCGGATGGGCACAGCGGCGTTCACGGCATCACAGCGTCGCGCCTCGTCGAGGCATTCGGTCGACCAGTGTGCTGCCTGTCCCCGAAGCAGGGTCAACCGGGTCTCGTGACCGGATCGCTTCGCACGGTTGAAGGCGTCCACGTGCGCAATGCGCTCATCGCGGTCGACCGAGCTGAGCCAGGCCTGTTGAAGTCTTTCGGTGGCCACGCCGGCGCTGGGGGCTGTGGTCTCGATGAGGCAAACATCGTTCGATTCCACGATGCGCTGTGCCGCGCGGTCCTCGCGCAGCGCGATACGACCAACGCTCAGCCTCTGGTGTGGACGGACGGTTCATTGGGTAGGCGGGTCGGGCTCGACGTGATCGCCGAGCTTGATGCCCTTGAACCCTATGGACGGGAGTTCGAGTCACCAAGCTTTACCGATGCGTTCCGTGTGCGCGCCCTCAAAGCGGTCGGTGACGGATCGCATCTGAAGCTTGAGTTGGTGGATACGGAGGGCTCGCTTCAGCGCGGGATCTGGTTTCGCGCAATGGAACCGGGAAACGAGCCACCCATCGCGGTTGGCCAACAAATTGAGGCCACATATCAGCTGGCCGCCAACACATTTCGCGGGCGCACAACCGTCGACCTTCAAGTTGGCCACGCGCGCGTGATCGGATGA